A stretch of Maniola hyperantus chromosome 15, iAphHyp1.2, whole genome shotgun sequence DNA encodes these proteins:
- the LOC117989077 gene encoding lipase 1-like: protein MWTSLSLWLTVTVICTTQQIGYISAEEFPEDAALDSIGLATKYGHPPIQYNVATEDGYILAVYRLPGKGKRPPILCTHGLMDSTDTFLIRGYTSLPITLADRGYDVWLANTRGNRYTRRHQHLDPDTDPAFWNFTFHEMGVYDLPAIIDLVLNETGANNLTAIGHSQGNTIYYVLGSEKPEYNSKINVLISLAPMAYVHNTPLPVATIIKLTPIITTLVKDLGLHELLGDTTALGRIAHTLCSVPVIGYTICAYGLLYPLVGSDPTELEPEFFQNLAPHYPGGSSIVSLLHYLQVGYRKTFAQYDHGSEINQKMYNSSEPPVYQLARVTMPIALYTAANDGFSSLADVQLLRGQLPNVVYYLLSPRLICNHVDYVWGQTVSYYLYPFIDIMLDRYNPL, encoded by the coding sequence ATGTGGACATCACTTTCGCTCTGGTTAACCGTGACAGTCATCTGCACCACGCAGCAGATTGGTTACATATCCGCTGAAGAGTTTCCTGAAGATGCAGCATTAGACTCTATAGGACTCGCCACAAAATATGGACACCCGCCAATACAATACAATGTGGCCACCGAAGATGGTTACATTCTCGCTGTCTACCGGCTCCCGGGCAAAGGTAAACGTCCTCCGATATTATGCACCCACGGTCTCATGGACTCCACGGATACCTTCTTGATCAGAGGGTATACCTCCCTCCCGATCACTCTCGCCGACAGGGGCTACGACGTATGGCTGGCCAACACCAGAGGCAACAGATACACCAGACGGCACCAGCACCTCGACCCCGACACCGACCCCGCATTCTGGAACTTTACCTTCCACGAGATGGGGGTCTACGACCTCCCGGCTATCATCGACCTGGTGCTGAACGAGACCGGGGCAAACAATTTAACCGCCATCGGGCACTCCCAGGGTAATACTATATACTACGTACTAGGCTCAGAAAAACCAGAGTACAACTCGAAGATCAACGTGTTGATATCGCTCGCCCCCATGGCGTACGTGCACAACACCCCCCTACCTGTAGCTACCATCATTAAATTGACACCGATTATTACTACACTAGTCAAAGATCTCGGTTTACACGAGTTACTCGGAGACACCACCGCGTTAGGCAGGATTGCCCATACGCTGTGTTCCGTACCAGTTATCGGTTACACGATATGTGCCTATGGCTTGTTGTATCCTCTAGTGGGTTCCGATCCTACGGAGTTGGAACCGGAGTTCTTCCAGAACCTCGCTCCACATTACCCCGGAGGGAGTTCCATCGTGAGTCTGTTGCATTACTTGCAAGTGGGGTACAGGAAGACGTTCGCGCAATACGATCACGGCAGCGAAATCAATCAAAAGATGTACAACTCCTCGGAGCCTCCAGTGTACCAGTTGGCTCGAGTCACGATGCCGATAGCTCTGTACACCGCCGCCAATGACGGGTTCTCCTCTCTAGCTGACGTGCAGCTGCTGAGGGGCCAGCTGCCGAATGTGGTGTACTACCTGCTGAGTCCCCGCTTGATCTGCAACCACGTAGACTACGTGTGGGGCCAAACCGTGTCTTATTACTTGTATCCGTTCATAGACATCATGCTAGACCGTTACAACCCCTTGTAG
- the LOC117989079 gene encoding gastric triacylglycerol lipase-like, whose product MVVIQNLYLIALITICQNHFNNAQLLPPIEPPPENANLDFNGLANRHGQQAVQHEVTTDDGYILTIFHIPGRSKYPVLLVHGLADAADVWLLRGKGSVGVTLANEGYDVWFANSRGNRYSRRHVSLDPDNDAAYWNFSFHEMGYYDLPAIIDKIINETQKPSVTAIGHSRGNLLFYVLGATRPEYNSKVNVMISLAPICHLTNTKPPVITILQAVPFIDQLFNSLNMKITEFLGYNSTSTKLVRAYCTYPIIGNELCLNTIYFPLFGFDEKELEASFVNVFIYHFPAGTSWMEILHLSQLTRKDFAQFDYGTAQNLLVYNSPVPPAYNLTLATMPFALLVGRNDRLATLPDVATLRSQLPNVVDYTVNRRALFNHADAGVLGRHMPDYLFPDISRVMRRYNERPLINKN is encoded by the coding sequence ATGGTTGTAATACAAAACTTGTACTTAATAGCACTTATTACAATATGCCAAAATCATTTCAATAATGCACAGTTGCTGCCTCCGATAGAACCTCCACCGGAAAACGCCAACCTGGACTTTAACGGTCTCGCCAACAGACACGGCCAGCAGGCTGTACAGCACGAAGTCACCACAGACGACGGGTACATCCTCACCATCTTCCATATACCTGGCAGAAGCAAATACCCCGTGTTGCTCGTTCACGGTTTAGCAGATGCTGCAGATGTTTGGCTGCTAAGAGGCAAGGGCTCCGTGGGAGTGACACTAGCGAACGAAGGCTACGACGTCTGGTTCGCAAACTCGAGAGGCAACAGGTACTCAAGAAGACACGTCTCTCTCGATCCAGATAACGACGCAGCATACTGGAACTTCAGCTTTCACGAAATGGGGTACTACGATCTCCCCGCGATCATAGATAAAATCATAAATGAAACACAAAAACCCAGCGTAACTGCTATAGGACATTCCAGAGGGAATCTATTGTTCTACGTCCTCGGCGCCACCAGGCCGGAGTACAACTCCAAGGTAAACGTGATGATATCGCTGGCACCGATTTGCCACTTGACAAATACTAAGCCTCCAGTAATAACAATTTTGCAAGCCGTACCGTTTATAGATCAATTATTCAACAGTCTCAATATGAAAATCACAGAATTTTTAGGTTATAACAGCACGAGCACAAAACTGGTTCGAGCGTATTGTACGTATCCCATCATCGGCAATGAATTATGTCTGAATACTATATATTTCCCTTTATTTGGATTCGACGAGAAGGAGCTGGAGGCATCTTTCGTGAATGTGTTCATATATCACTTTCCTGCGGGAACTTCTTGGATGGAAATCTTGCACTTGTCGCAGCTGACGAGAAAGGATTTTGCTCAGTTCGATTATGGAACTGCTCAGAACCTTCTAGTGTACAACTCTCCAGTTCCCCCGGCGTATAACCTGACGCTGGCTACTATGCCGTTCGCTCTGTTGGTTGGAAGGAACGACCGTCTGGCGACGCTGCCGGACGTGGCGACACTGAGGAGCCAGCTGCCGAATGTGGTGGACTACACAGTCAATCGGCGCGCTCTGTTCAACCATGCAGACGCCGGCGTCTTGGGAAGGCACATGCCTGACTATCTGTTCCCCGATATAAGTCGAGTGATGAGACGATACAACGAACgtcctttaataaataaaaactaa